The Tenacibaculum jejuense genome includes a window with the following:
- the pfkA gene encoding 6-phosphofructokinase codes for MGQKVKKIAVMTSGGDSPGMNAAIRSVVRAAAYYRTECIGIYRGYQGMIEGDFTPMSARSVNNIIHKGGTILKSARSKEFMTKEGRAKAYENLKEEGIEGLVIIGGDGSFTGGVVFNSEYNFPVIGIPGTIDNDIYGTSHTLGYDTALNTAMEAIDKIRDTASSHNRLFFVEVMGRDAGFIALNTGVGAGAEEILIPEEDLGLERMLESLKKSRRSGKSSSIVVVAEGDKSGKNVYQLADYVEENMPEYEVRVSVLGHMQRGGSPTCFDRVLASRLGVRAVELLIDGKSNVMVGLKDNEVVSTDLEKAIKGQNSIDKELLRVSDIMTT; via the coding sequence ATGGGACAAAAAGTAAAAAAGATAGCAGTTATGACTTCTGGAGGAGATTCTCCAGGGATGAATGCAGCAATAAGATCTGTTGTAAGGGCAGCAGCATATTATCGAACAGAATGTATCGGAATATATAGAGGATATCAAGGGATGATTGAAGGAGATTTCACTCCAATGTCAGCTCGTAGTGTCAACAATATAATTCACAAAGGAGGAACGATTTTAAAATCAGCTCGTTCTAAAGAATTCATGACTAAAGAAGGTAGAGCGAAAGCTTATGAAAACCTTAAAGAAGAAGGCATAGAAGGATTAGTAATTATTGGAGGTGATGGTTCTTTTACAGGAGGCGTTGTTTTTAATAGTGAATATAATTTTCCTGTAATTGGTATTCCAGGGACAATAGATAACGATATTTATGGAACTTCTCATACTTTAGGTTACGACACAGCTTTGAATACAGCAATGGAAGCTATAGATAAAATTAGAGACACAGCTTCTTCTCATAACAGATTATTTTTTGTTGAAGTAATGGGAAGAGATGCAGGTTTTATAGCTTTAAATACTGGAGTTGGAGCAGGAGCTGAAGAGATTTTAATTCCTGAAGAAGATTTAGGTTTAGAACGTATGCTAGAATCTTTAAAGAAAAGTAGAAGATCAGGAAAGTCGTCTAGTATCGTGGTTGTTGCAGAAGGTGATAAATCAGGTAAAAATGTTTATCAACTTGCAGATTATGTAGAGGAGAATATGCCAGAGTACGAAGTTAGAGTTTCTGTTTTAGGACACATGCAAAGAGGAGGTTCACCAACCTGTTTCGATCGCGTTTTAGCTTCTAGATTAGGTGTTAGAGCTGTCGAACTACTAATTGATGGTAAATCTAATGTAATGGTAGGTTTAAAGGATAACGAAGTTGTTTCGACTGATTTAGAAAAAGCAATCAAGGGACAAAACTCAATAGATAAAGAATTATTAAGAGTGTCGGATATCATGACGACATAA
- the gap gene encoding type I glyceraldehyde-3-phosphate dehydrogenase, which produces MIKIGINGFGRIGRLAFRSAIQRDNIQIVAINDLLDVDYLAYLLRYDSVHGRFNGTVEVKDGNLVVNGQTIRITADRNPENLKWDEVGAEYVIESTGFFLTKEKANLHIKGGAKKVIISAPSKDANMYVMGVNHDTLTADETIISNASCTTNCLAPLAKVIHDNFGLEEGLMTTIHAATSGQDAVDGPNSKWRRGRSVLRNMIPTSTGAAVAVTKVIPALEGKLTGMAVRVPTADVSLVDLTFRTKEATSLNEILAKLEEASKGELKNVIGYTTDEVVSQDFVSDIRTSIVDAGASIELNENFFKVISWYDNEYGYATKIVDLLEHAASL; this is translated from the coding sequence ATGATTAAAATAGGAATTAATGGATTCGGAAGAATAGGAAGATTAGCTTTCCGTTCTGCGATCCAAAGAGACAATATTCAGATAGTTGCAATTAACGATTTATTAGATGTAGATTACTTAGCTTATTTATTAAGATATGATTCTGTTCATGGTCGTTTCAATGGAACTGTAGAAGTAAAAGATGGTAATTTGGTTGTAAATGGACAAACAATTAGAATTACTGCCGACAGAAATCCAGAGAACTTAAAGTGGGATGAAGTTGGTGCTGAGTATGTTATTGAATCTACAGGTTTCTTTTTAACTAAAGAAAAAGCTAATTTACATATTAAAGGTGGAGCAAAAAAAGTAATAATTTCTGCACCATCTAAAGATGCTAACATGTATGTAATGGGAGTTAACCATGATACATTAACAGCAGATGAAACTATAATATCTAACGCTTCTTGTACAACTAATTGTTTAGCTCCTTTAGCTAAAGTAATTCATGATAATTTTGGTTTAGAAGAAGGATTAATGACTACAATACATGCTGCAACTTCTGGTCAAGATGCTGTAGATGGACCAAATTCTAAGTGGAGAAGAGGTCGTTCTGTATTACGTAATATGATACCTACTTCTACCGGAGCTGCTGTTGCAGTTACTAAGGTTATTCCTGCTTTAGAAGGAAAGTTAACAGGTATGGCTGTTCGTGTTCCTACTGCAGATGTATCTTTAGTAGATTTAACTTTCAGAACAAAAGAAGCTACATCACTAAATGAAATTTTAGCTAAGTTAGAAGAAGCTTCTAAAGGGGAATTAAAAAATGTAATTGGTTATACAACTGATGAAGTGGTTTCTCAAGATTTTGTTTCTGATATTAGAACTTCTATTGTTGATGCTGGAGCAAGTATCGAGTTAAATGAGAACTTCTTTAAAGTGATTTCTTGGTATGATAATGAATATGGCTATGCTACTAAGATTGTAGACTTATTAGAGCATGCAGCTTCATTATAA
- a CDS encoding outer membrane beta-barrel protein — translation MKKLTFTFLFMMISIAMFSQTKVGIQAAYGTSAEFGIGAKATFRITDKFHASPSFNYFFGESTQGASSSLIGINADAHYVLSQKDGLSLYPLAGLNVTRSSASAFGFSASVTEIGFNVGGGLNYNLSSSLTGVFEAKYVLSAFDQALFSIGVMYNL, via the coding sequence ATGAAAAAATTAACATTTACTTTTTTATTTATGATGATTTCAATAGCAATGTTTTCACAAACAAAAGTTGGAATCCAAGCTGCATACGGAACTAGCGCTGAATTTGGAATTGGTGCTAAAGCTACGTTTAGAATAACTGATAAATTTCACGCTTCTCCATCATTCAATTATTTCTTTGGAGAAAGTACTCAAGGAGCTAGCTCTTCTTTAATTGGAATTAATGCAGATGCACATTACGTACTATCACAAAAAGATGGATTATCGTTATATCCATTGGCTGGTTTAAACGTAACTCGATCTAGTGCTTCCGCTTTTGGTTTTAGTGCTTCAGTCACTGAAATAGGATTTAACGTTGGTGGTGGTTTAAACTACAACTTATCTTCTTCTTTAACTGGTGTATTTGAAGCTAAATATGTTTTAAGTGCATTTGATCAAGCCTTATTTAGTATAGGTGTTATGTATAACTTATAA
- a CDS encoding tetratricopeptide repeat protein, whose translation MNKSSLIDKYFQNSLSSEERLILEKLLKNDSDFYKEFYFQKNVATAIAILERENIKKYLQGIERENFKKNSVSFSLKWLLAASIAILTCIGASFFISSDDYHTDLYTQNFTIFENVIYPLNRDDLRNSLGKEAFIYYENKEFFKAIEGFKKVYNKTNNEEMFLYIGISYLAVKEFEKANLILQEYLTTQGKYISHAHWYLALGNLALNKKNHTKKHLSIVIRLSQGFKNKDAKDLLEKL comes from the coding sequence ATGAATAAATCCTCCTTAATTGATAAATATTTTCAAAATTCATTGTCATCAGAAGAACGTTTAATTTTAGAGAAATTACTTAAAAATGATTCTGATTTCTATAAAGAATTTTATTTCCAAAAAAATGTAGCAACAGCAATTGCTATCTTAGAAAGAGAAAACATTAAAAAGTATTTACAGGGTATCGAAAGAGAAAATTTTAAGAAAAATTCAGTCAGTTTTTCTTTGAAATGGTTATTGGCAGCATCAATAGCAATTTTAACATGTATAGGCGCATCTTTTTTTATTTCCTCAGATGACTATCATACAGATTTATACACCCAAAATTTTACAATATTCGAAAATGTAATTTATCCATTAAATAGAGATGATTTAAGGAATAGTCTAGGGAAAGAGGCATTTATTTATTATGAAAATAAGGAGTTTTTCAAAGCTATTGAAGGGTTTAAAAAAGTATATAATAAAACAAATAATGAAGAAATGTTCTTGTATATAGGAATTTCTTATTTAGCCGTTAAAGAGTTTGAAAAAGCAAATTTAATATTGCAAGAATATTTAACAACACAAGGAAAGTATATTTCTCATGCGCATTGGTACCTAGCTCTAGGAAATTTAGCATTGAATAAAAAAAATCACACAAAAAAACATCTTAGTATAGTGATAAGACTTTCTCAAGGTTTTAAAAATAAAGATGCTAAAGATTTACTTGAAAAGTTGTGA
- a CDS encoding CHAT domain-containing protein produces MRAKLLFLFLLLYFFSEAQNDSINTLKFEKHTADAYRYIYSNQDSAYYYFNEALKLANQQKWYDSKANVLSYIIYVSDYHYNLPVLKSNLNNLEKLLKQNRDSFPAENYDGMLSHLELNKGNYYFKLEDYKRSKPIFLKLYNTLKSQTNSKENITNLSSIYSFLTSIYTSEGKYNSAINFHDKANLLLEKYPDFFEDVESRKMLLKGYMAKIYNSRKQYDKGISLLRELLQFYKQKNYTNSLITSYQALINAYTLSNNTDEALQLLSNSEKVYRKKDPFYKILLELYGDVYAKKGAHVDALHYYNQSLQAYKIYRNNSKHIDIALILHKIADIHYRSEDYEKALIIVNKAIENLTFIGDKNDSENLSIQQIFTNGNTIKILHLKSKILTKFYENSINVSYLEKALTTSLFTIKVLDEIKPTLEHKNDKQFLINNVYPIFETALNECFLLYNKTQEISYLNHAFFILEKSKSTQLLEVLNLTKAIIFNNIPQELIDKEQQLQANISKIETDIYVSKTSKEKQKELIEAREIYNNYLDSIKVTQPKYHNLKYNYEVISLDKIKSNLSKSEGKISFLYGKKHIYQFIITKNNIDFLRFENNAKFQKEVLLFYEIVSNFKNKYQNKSSYELYDKLIPDVIKNKADLTILPDGFLHYIPFEALSISPKEIDYVVNSKTISYGNSFTLQEEINQIQYNHDNANKILAVAPEFNNTNTNAVSRADFSPLIFNKREVENIARIFKTDTIIGKDAILNNIESKLKDYQILHFATHASANDEFPDFSYLAFTPNKKQSNLWYVKDIYNTKLNADLVTLSACQTGIGKLENGEGSISLARAFTFAGAKSLVKSLWKVNDKSSAEIMSTFYSELNKGSSKSKALQNAKKDYLQKSIKELKHPFFWAGFVINGNTDAIVNTNYYWLFYVILPLVLILIFKKRFSQLFK; encoded by the coding sequence ATGAGAGCTAAACTACTTTTTTTATTCCTCCTACTCTACTTTTTTTCTGAAGCGCAAAACGATTCTATAAACACTCTAAAATTTGAAAAACATACAGCTGATGCTTATCGCTATATATATTCTAATCAAGACAGCGCTTATTACTATTTTAACGAAGCTTTAAAGTTAGCGAATCAACAAAAATGGTATGATAGTAAAGCTAATGTATTGTCGTACATAATTTATGTTAGTGATTATCATTACAACTTGCCTGTTTTAAAAAGTAACTTAAATAACTTAGAAAAATTACTAAAGCAAAATAGAGATTCATTTCCTGCTGAAAACTATGATGGAATGTTATCACATCTTGAATTAAATAAAGGGAATTATTATTTTAAATTAGAAGATTACAAACGATCTAAACCTATTTTTTTAAAGTTATACAACACATTAAAATCGCAAACTAACTCTAAAGAAAATATTACAAATCTAAGTAGTATTTATTCTTTTTTAACCAGTATATACACAAGTGAAGGGAAATATAATTCTGCTATTAATTTTCACGATAAAGCCAATCTTCTTTTAGAAAAATATCCTGATTTTTTTGAAGATGTTGAATCTAGAAAAATGTTACTGAAAGGTTACATGGCTAAAATTTACAATTCCCGTAAGCAGTACGATAAAGGAATTAGTTTATTAAGAGAACTTCTACAGTTTTACAAACAAAAAAATTATACCAACTCACTTATCACTTCTTATCAAGCTTTAATAAACGCATACACACTTTCTAATAATACCGATGAAGCACTTCAACTCTTATCAAATTCAGAAAAAGTGTATCGAAAAAAAGATCCTTTTTACAAGATTCTTCTCGAATTATACGGTGATGTATACGCAAAAAAAGGTGCCCATGTAGATGCTTTGCATTACTATAACCAAAGTTTACAAGCCTACAAAATATATAGAAATAATAGTAAACATATTGACATCGCTTTAATTTTACATAAAATAGCCGATATTCATTATCGATCTGAAGATTATGAAAAAGCTTTAATCATTGTAAATAAAGCCATTGAAAATTTGACTTTTATAGGAGATAAAAACGATTCAGAAAATCTGTCTATTCAGCAAATTTTCACCAATGGTAATACTATTAAAATCCTACATTTAAAATCAAAAATACTCACTAAATTTTATGAGAACTCTATAAACGTTAGCTATTTAGAAAAAGCACTGACTACAAGTCTATTTACAATTAAGGTTCTCGATGAAATTAAACCTACTTTGGAACATAAAAATGATAAACAATTTCTAATTAATAATGTGTATCCAATTTTTGAAACTGCTTTAAATGAGTGTTTCTTGCTCTATAATAAAACACAAGAAATCTCTTACTTAAATCATGCTTTCTTTATATTAGAGAAGAGTAAATCCACACAACTCTTAGAGGTTTTAAACCTGACTAAAGCTATAATTTTCAATAATATCCCTCAGGAACTTATTGATAAAGAGCAACAATTACAAGCGAATATTTCTAAAATAGAAACCGATATTTATGTATCAAAAACTTCTAAAGAAAAACAAAAAGAACTCATTGAAGCCAGAGAGATATATAACAACTACTTAGATTCTATAAAAGTAACACAACCCAAATATCATAACTTAAAATATAATTATGAGGTTATTTCCTTAGATAAAATAAAATCTAACTTATCTAAATCTGAAGGTAAGATTTCTTTCTTGTATGGAAAAAAACATATTTATCAGTTCATAATTACTAAGAATAATATCGACTTTTTAAGATTTGAAAATAATGCAAAATTTCAAAAAGAAGTGTTGCTTTTTTATGAAATAGTTTCAAACTTTAAAAACAAATACCAGAATAAAAGTTCTTATGAGTTATACGATAAATTAATCCCTGATGTTATAAAAAACAAAGCTGACTTAACTATTTTACCAGATGGTTTTTTACACTATATTCCATTTGAAGCTTTATCAATTTCTCCTAAGGAAATTGACTATGTAGTTAATTCTAAAACGATAAGTTATGGTAACTCTTTTACTCTACAAGAAGAAATAAATCAGATTCAATACAATCATGACAACGCAAATAAAATATTGGCTGTAGCTCCTGAGTTTAACAATACCAACACTAATGCTGTTAGTAGAGCAGATTTTAGTCCGTTAATTTTTAACAAAAGAGAAGTCGAAAATATTGCTCGCATTTTTAAAACCGATACTATTATAGGTAAAGATGCAATACTCAATAATATTGAAAGTAAATTAAAAGACTATCAAATTTTACATTTTGCTACTCATGCTTCTGCTAACGATGAATTTCCTGATTTTTCATATTTAGCTTTTACCCCCAACAAAAAGCAAAGTAACTTATGGTATGTTAAAGATATTTATAATACAAAGCTAAATGCAGATTTGGTCACTTTAAGCGCTTGCCAAACAGGAATTGGAAAATTAGAAAATGGAGAAGGTAGTATCAGTTTAGCAAGAGCCTTTACCTTTGCAGGAGCAAAATCGCTAGTAAAGAGTTTATGGAAAGTAAATGATAAATCTTCAGCTGAAATAATGAGTACTTTTTACAGTGAGTTAAATAAAGGATCTAGTAAATCTAAAGCGCTACAAAATGCAAAAAAAGATTACTTACAGAAAAGTATTAAAGAACTAAAACATCCGTTTTTTTGGGCTGGCTTTGTTATAAATGGTAATACGGATGCAATAGTTAATACTAACTATTACTGGTTGTTTTATGTAATCCTTCCACTAGTTTTAATTCTTATTTTCAAAAAACGTTTTTCACAACTTTTCAAGTAA
- a CDS encoding RidA family protein, protein MKKIINTKNAPAPIGPYNQAVLTGNTLYTSGQIAINPETGELVLNDIKSETKQVLENMKAVLTEAGMTFDNVVKTSIFISDMHNFSAINEVYATYFDENTAPARETVEVANLPKFVNVEISMIAIKS, encoded by the coding sequence ATGAAAAAAATAATAAATACTAAAAACGCTCCAGCTCCGATAGGACCATACAATCAAGCAGTTTTAACTGGAAACACTTTATATACTTCTGGACAAATAGCTATTAACCCTGAAACTGGAGAATTAGTTTTAAATGATATTAAATCAGAAACTAAACAAGTTTTAGAAAACATGAAAGCTGTTTTAACTGAAGCAGGAATGACATTTGATAACGTAGTTAAAACTTCAATTTTTATTTCTGATATGCACAATTTCTCAGCTATAAACGAAGTTTACGCAACTTATTTTGATGAAAATACTGCTCCTGCTAGAGAAACTGTAGAAGTTGCAAACCTTCCGAAATTTGTGAATGTTGAGATCAGTATGATTGCCATAAAAAGCTAA
- a CDS encoding putative LPS assembly protein LptD, with the protein MKINFAQEIGKDKIPNQPVVKRDSAKALVKNSKLNIKKDSIPTIKSDSIVKDSIIKPKEVIDHIITHDAEDYTIQDAKNKTVTLYNNAHLVYGDIDLKAGKIIISYKNNTVYATGIKDSTGYAQRPVFKQGGQESEQDSILFNFKTKKALVYGVKTVQGEMITYGEKTKKVNDSTIYMSRLRFTTSKKDRPDYHIATNKAKLVPGKKIIVGGSNLVIADVPTPLYLPFAYFPLTEKRSSGFIIPSWGENNQQGFFLQNGGYYFAINDYFDLELTSDIYSNGSWALNASSNYNLRYKFSGGVSIRFQNLTNSIRGFSDFSKSTNFNITWNHQQDPKSSPNSNLRARVNVSSSSQFFRQSLNQIDQNQTLRNSFDSSISYYKKFVGTPFNMNVTLTHSQNSNNNIVNLTLPSLQVNMDRIYPFAGTGGVKKNALQKIGVTYTLQGRYSISTEEDNFFTSKMFEDARAGVQHEVRANTNIKAFKYFTLSPNFNYTDIWNFATIKKRFDPEQNRAVNDTINGFKRFNRYNFGVGLTTNIYGDFKFKGRIKAIRHTVRPTVSWSYAPNFAAPFQERVRDRSGIITYTPFDDNIGIFGQPSSGVSNLLNFGINNVIEAKVKPGEDDDSEEDKKITILNNLNFNTSYNMAADSLRWSNVNFSAGTQLFKNKMSVNLSGSLDPYQVTSQGVRIDKFNSSLFRLSSATLTANYSFSSKDFDKDNKDNKNQNNNPNNPPDVFGINDNQAINGFSTQQPSRPGEVKEKTADLYRSKIPWNLSFVYSTNYSNNGFNRAGIQNHTVGFNGSIDLTPKWKVNFRSSYDILNGAFSFTTLNFSRDLDSWRFNFNWVPFGNFTSYNFFIGVKSSMLSDLKWDKRQPPDRRLF; encoded by the coding sequence TTGAAAATAAATTTTGCTCAAGAAATTGGAAAAGATAAAATTCCGAATCAACCAGTTGTAAAAAGAGACTCTGCTAAAGCTCTGGTAAAGAATTCAAAACTTAATATAAAAAAAGATAGTATTCCAACTATTAAGTCTGATTCCATTGTAAAAGATTCAATAATTAAACCTAAAGAAGTTATTGATCATATCATTACACATGATGCTGAAGACTACACCATACAGGATGCCAAAAATAAAACCGTTACATTATATAATAATGCACATTTAGTATATGGTGATATAGACTTGAAGGCTGGTAAGATTATTATTAGTTATAAGAACAATACAGTTTATGCTACTGGTATAAAAGATAGTACTGGATATGCACAACGTCCAGTTTTTAAACAAGGCGGACAAGAATCTGAACAAGACTCTATTCTTTTCAATTTTAAAACAAAAAAAGCCTTAGTTTATGGTGTAAAAACGGTGCAAGGTGAAATGATAACTTATGGTGAAAAAACCAAAAAGGTTAATGATTCTACCATATATATGAGTAGGCTTCGTTTCACCACTTCAAAAAAAGATAGACCAGATTATCATATTGCAACAAATAAGGCTAAGTTAGTGCCTGGTAAAAAAATTATCGTGGGAGGAAGTAATTTAGTAATCGCAGATGTTCCTACACCTTTATATTTACCTTTCGCTTATTTTCCTTTAACAGAGAAAAGATCTTCAGGATTTATTATTCCTTCTTGGGGAGAAAACAATCAGCAAGGTTTCTTTTTACAAAATGGAGGATATTATTTCGCTATTAACGATTATTTTGACTTAGAACTTACTAGTGACATATACTCTAATGGAAGTTGGGCATTAAATGCAAGTTCAAATTATAATTTACGTTATAAATTTTCTGGTGGTGTGAGTATTCGTTTTCAAAATCTAACCAATAGTATTAGAGGTTTTAGTGATTTTTCTAAATCGACAAACTTTAATATTACGTGGAATCATCAGCAAGATCCAAAATCGAGTCCAAATTCCAATCTTAGAGCGCGTGTAAATGTAAGTAGTAGTAGCCAATTTTTTAGACAATCTTTAAATCAAATTGATCAAAATCAAACCTTAAGAAACTCATTTGACTCATCTATAAGTTACTATAAAAAGTTTGTTGGTACTCCATTCAATATGAATGTTACTCTAACTCATAGTCAGAACTCAAATAATAATATTGTAAATCTTACACTACCTAGTTTACAGGTAAATATGGATAGAATTTATCCTTTTGCTGGTACTGGTGGTGTAAAGAAAAATGCGTTACAAAAAATAGGTGTTACGTATACTTTACAAGGAAGATATAGTATTAGTACTGAAGAAGATAATTTTTTCACTTCAAAAATGTTTGAAGATGCAAGAGCTGGTGTTCAACATGAAGTTCGAGCGAACACAAATATTAAAGCTTTTAAATATTTTACTTTATCTCCTAACTTTAATTACACCGACATTTGGAATTTTGCAACCATAAAAAAAAGATTTGATCCTGAACAAAACAGAGCTGTAAATGATACTATTAATGGTTTCAAACGCTTTAACAGATATAACTTTGGTGTAGGTTTAACTACTAATATATATGGTGATTTTAAATTTAAAGGAAGAATAAAAGCAATTCGTCATACTGTTCGACCAACAGTTTCTTGGAGTTATGCTCCAAACTTTGCTGCTCCTTTTCAGGAACGAGTTAGAGACAGATCTGGAATTATTACTTATACTCCTTTTGATGATAATATTGGAATTTTTGGGCAACCCAGTAGTGGTGTTTCTAACCTATTAAATTTTGGTATAAATAATGTAATAGAAGCTAAAGTGAAACCTGGTGAAGATGATGATTCTGAAGAGGATAAAAAAATAACAATCCTTAATAACTTAAATTTTAACACCAGTTATAATATGGCTGCAGACAGTTTACGATGGAGTAATGTAAACTTTTCTGCTGGAACACAATTGTTTAAAAATAAAATGTCTGTCAACTTATCTGGTAGTTTAGACCCTTATCAAGTTACCTCTCAAGGAGTTCGGATAGATAAATTTAATTCTTCTCTTTTTAGATTAAGTAGCGCTACATTAACTGCTAACTATAGTTTCTCTAGTAAAGATTTTGATAAGGATAATAAAGACAATAAAAATCAAAATAACAATCCTAATAATCCTCCTGATGTTTTTGGAATAAATGACAATCAAGCTATTAATGGATTTTCTACACAACAGCCTTCAAGACCTGGCGAAGTGAAGGAAAAAACAGCAGATTTATATCGTTCTAAAATACCTTGGAATTTAAGTTTTGTATATTCTACTAATTATTCTAACAACGGATTTAATAGAGCTGGTATTCAAAATCATACAGTAGGTTTTAACGGAAGTATAGATTTGACTCCTAAATGGAAAGTTAATTTTAGATCTTCTTATGATATTTTGAATGGTGCTTTTTCATTTACCACTTTAAATTTCTCTAGAGATTTAGATAGCTGGCGATTCAACTTTAACTGGGTTCCGTTTGGAAACTTTACTTCATATAACTTTTTTATTGGAGTTAAATCATCGATGTTAAGCGATTTGAAATGGGATAAACGTCAACCACCAGATAGAAGATTATTCTAA
- a CDS encoding N-acetylmuramoyl-L-alanine amidase family protein, with translation MQFLKFTKYHINTYLLTFLFVFVAHVNDSYSQKKYTVVLDAGHGGKDPGNLGNGYKESKIALKVVLLVGKALERKNKDIKVIYTRKKDVFVELHNRAKIANESKADLFVSIHCDSYRSAKAFGAGTFVLGLSGNRQNLEIAKRENAVIKLEANYKKNYDYNPDSPEAVINLSIQQEENLDESLAFAQLVQNNFSNAKRFDRSVKQNNFLVLRETVMPSVLIELGFLTNKAEGRFLNSQVGQARMANSITDAIERYIKQLKLNTVGEETKSTVKVKSSGKTNNPKIKNTVERKVTYERVKNTAKDNSKTSKKTPVVVAKTETKKIPVKVNSDKKKVETPKKEKEVVQTSTKIKEKEKQIPEKPKEPVPSLIEFKVQIAASREYLTNKNFNFRGLEDVEVLVIDEYYKYYFGSTQSFKQVKKNFQVARKAGHKDCFIVAFENGKKISVKEALRKQ, from the coding sequence ATGCAATTCTTAAAATTCACCAAATATCATATTAATACATATTTACTAACTTTTCTGTTTGTATTCGTAGCTCATGTAAATGATTCATATTCACAGAAAAAGTATACTGTTGTCTTAGATGCAGGGCATGGAGGAAAAGATCCAGGGAACTTAGGTAATGGTTATAAAGAATCAAAAATAGCTTTAAAAGTTGTTTTATTAGTAGGTAAAGCCTTGGAAAGAAAAAATAAAGATATTAAGGTTATTTACACAAGGAAAAAAGATGTCTTTGTAGAATTACATAACAGAGCTAAGATAGCAAATGAAAGCAAGGCTGATTTATTTGTTTCGATACATTGTGATTCCTATCGAAGTGCTAAAGCATTTGGAGCAGGTACCTTTGTATTAGGATTAAGTGGTAATCGACAAAACTTAGAAATAGCTAAAAGAGAGAATGCGGTAATTAAATTAGAGGCGAATTATAAAAAGAATTATGATTATAATCCAGATTCACCCGAAGCAGTAATTAATCTTTCAATTCAACAAGAAGAAAATTTAGATGAAAGTTTAGCATTTGCTCAATTAGTACAGAATAATTTTTCAAATGCAAAACGATTTGATCGAAGTGTAAAACAAAATAACTTTCTAGTATTACGTGAAACTGTGATGCCAAGTGTGTTAATAGAACTTGGATTTTTAACCAACAAAGCCGAAGGACGATTTTTAAATTCACAAGTGGGACAAGCTCGTATGGCTAATTCCATAACAGATGCAATTGAAAGATATATCAAACAATTAAAGTTGAATACTGTTGGAGAAGAAACAAAATCTACAGTAAAAGTGAAATCTTCTGGAAAAACAAATAATCCTAAAATAAAAAATACTGTAGAGCGTAAAGTAACTTATGAAAGAGTAAAAAATACAGCTAAAGATAATTCTAAAACAAGCAAGAAAACACCTGTAGTTGTTGCTAAAACAGAAACTAAGAAAATACCAGTAAAAGTTAATTCTGATAAAAAGAAAGTAGAAACACCTAAAAAAGAAAAAGAGGTGGTTCAAACGTCAACTAAAATTAAAGAAAAAGAAAAGCAAATACCAGAAAAACCAAAAGAACCAGTTCCTTCTCTCATAGAATTTAAAGTTCAAATAGCAGCTTCAAGAGAATATTTAACTAACAAAAATTTTAATTTTAGAGGTTTAGAAGATGTTGAGGTTCTAGTGATCGATGAATATTATAAATATTATTTCGGTAGCACTCAAAGTTTTAAGCAAGTAAAAAAGAATTTTCAAGTCGCTAGAAAAGCTGGACATAAAGATTGCTTTATTGTTGCTTTTGAAAACGGAAAGAAGATTTCAGTCAAAGAAGCCTTAAGAAAACAGTAA